The proteins below are encoded in one region of Flavobacterium nackdongense:
- a CDS encoding T9SS type A sorting domain-containing protein: MKNKFALFCSRLLLTLFLQISLAQTTSLISVDSNGKLVYIPDSKGNIVPDFSGVGYMNSESPIPTVVVVKTINPVLGDNLANIQNAINEVSVLTPDANGFRGAILFKAGTYNISNSITISVSGIVLRGEGFDGSGTNFIATKTSQHNLINFVGGSGTSVISSSTKAITNAYLPIGTKQVSVASGHTFGVGDAVFVHRIPNDTWINLLGMNLLTSYDPLATNWVASSYDLYSQRKVTAVNGNLITLDAPIMDIIDPVYSTGELMKYTDNRIQKCGIENMRISSTYTTSTDENHGWEAVSFDKILNGWARNLEVYYFGYSALHINSLASWITVDNCKMLDAKSLIDGGRRYSFNVDGQRNLVQNCTTRNGRHDYVNGSRTCGPNVFYNSSSTIQNSDIGPHHRWSTGILFDNIVGNGSQDVQNRLDSGSGHGWSGGQIMFWNCTAGKMIVQDPPGDQRNWAIGCKSPEVTNVGDWTTELLGTVESKGTFIAAIPSLFQTQLNERLSTLTVNEIDFSDENNSIRLFPNPAKDSVSIQRKKGFISKMQIDIYNTIGQKVKSFPVNPDEFNAKYSISELKEGIYFVHFNATDYSKTLKLIINR, from the coding sequence ATGAAAAACAAATTTGCCTTATTTTGTTCACGACTGTTATTAACTCTTTTTTTACAAATTAGTCTTGCTCAAACTACGTCCTTAATTTCTGTAGATTCAAATGGAAAATTAGTTTATATTCCAGACAGTAAAGGCAATATTGTGCCTGATTTTAGTGGGGTAGGGTATATGAACAGTGAATCACCTATTCCAACAGTGGTTGTTGTTAAAACAATTAACCCTGTTTTGGGCGATAACTTAGCCAATATTCAAAATGCCATAAACGAAGTGTCGGTTTTAACTCCAGATGCAAATGGGTTTAGAGGCGCTATACTTTTTAAAGCAGGGACCTACAACATCAGCAATAGTATTACCATTTCGGTTAGCGGAATTGTGCTTCGTGGTGAAGGTTTTGATGGTTCAGGTACTAATTTTATTGCTACTAAAACTTCCCAGCATAATCTAATCAATTTTGTTGGAGGTTCAGGAACGAGTGTAATTTCATCTTCAACAAAAGCCATTACGAATGCTTATTTGCCTATTGGAACCAAGCAGGTTTCAGTTGCTTCTGGTCATACTTTTGGAGTTGGAGATGCCGTTTTTGTGCATCGTATTCCGAATGATACATGGATAAATTTATTGGGAATGAATTTACTAACATCTTATGATCCTTTGGCGACTAATTGGGTTGCGTCATCTTATGATTTGTACTCACAACGAAAAGTAACGGCTGTAAACGGAAACCTAATAACTCTTGATGCCCCAATTATGGATATTATCGATCCTGTATATTCTACCGGAGAATTGATGAAATATACTGATAATAGAATTCAAAAATGTGGCATTGAAAATATGAGAATTTCTTCAACATATACTACTTCAACAGATGAAAATCATGGTTGGGAAGCAGTTTCATTTGACAAAATTTTGAATGGATGGGCACGAAATTTAGAGGTATATTATTTTGGATATTCAGCTCTTCATATCAACAGTTTAGCTTCTTGGATAACGGTCGACAATTGCAAAATGTTGGATGCCAAATCTCTTATTGATGGTGGCAGACGTTATTCGTTTAACGTAGATGGACAACGCAATCTGGTTCAAAATTGCACTACCCGAAACGGAAGACATGATTATGTAAATGGAAGTCGTACTTGTGGACCCAATGTTTTTTATAATAGTTCATCAACCATTCAGAATAGTGATATTGGCCCTCATCATCGCTGGTCAACAGGAATTTTATTTGATAATATTGTGGGTAATGGCAGTCAAGATGTTCAAAACCGACTTGATTCTGGTTCTGGACACGGTTGGTCTGGAGGGCAAATTATGTTTTGGAATTGTACCGCTGGCAAAATGATCGTGCAAGACCCACCTGGTGATCAACGCAATTGGGCTATCGGGTGCAAATCGCCTGAGGTAACCAATGTTGGAGATTGGACTACCGAATTATTGGGAACTGTCGAATCTAAAGGGACTTTTATTGCCGCTATTCCGAGTTTATTTCAAACACAATTGAACGAAAGATTGAGTACGCTTACTGTTAATGAAATTGATTTTTCAGATGAAAACAATAGCATTAGACTATTTCCGAATCCCGCTAAAGACTCTGTTTCAATCCAAAGAAAAAAAGGTTTCATTTCAAAAATGCAAATCGATATTTACAATACAATTGGACAAAAAGTCAAATCATTTCCAGTAAATCCTGATGAGTTCAATGCAAAATATTCGATATCTGAATTAAAAGAAGGAATTTATTTTGTTCATTTTAATGCAACAGATTATTCAAAAACTTTGAAGTTAATTATTAATAGATAA